The DNA window CACGGCAATTGAGCCGTGGAATCCAACACCCAGGCTATGGATTGATTAGCTTCACTGGGCTTCAATGGGGCCACGGCAATTGAGCCGTGGAATCACCACAACTCGCCCAGAGCATGTTCCAGCAGTATGCGGCTTCAATGGGGCCACGGCAATTGAGCCGTGGAATCTCCACCCGCTGAGGCGGACCAATACACATTGAACCCCGCTTCAATGGGGCCACGGCAATTGAGCCGTGGAATCTACCGTCGTCTTGACGCGATCGCGCGGCACATGGCGGCTTCAATGGGGCCACGGCAATTGAGCCGTGGAATCACCGCCTCTGAACGGGTCCGGTGTTTCCGACAGGTGGGCTTCAATGGGGCCACGGCAATTGAGCCGTGGAATCGGGAATCTCGTGGGCCAGATCGTCTGCGACAAGACGGCGCTTCAATGGGGCCACGGCAATTGAGCCGTGGAATCTTACGGGGTGCATGTGTGGGTCGTCGCGCATCCACAGCTTCAATGGGGCCACGGCAATTGAGCCGTGGAATCAATTTCAACGGCGAGCTACAGGCGCTCGTCGAGGATGCTTCAATGGGGCCACGGCAATTGAGCCGTGGAATCTTTGACGATGTAGCCAAACGTATTAATGATGAGTTTTAGCTTCAATGGGGCCACGGCAATTGAGCCGTGGAATCCGATTAGTGCCTGGGCCGATAGGGTGAAAGTTGCGCGGCTTCAATGGGGCCACGGCAATTGAGCCGTGGAATCTTGGATCGCGGCGCGACACTCAAATTGTTTCTTGCCCTGCTTCAATGGGGCCACGGCAATTGAGCCGTGGAATCCGAAGAGGACGAGTCCTTGAAGACGGCGTTCTTGGCGGCTTCAATGGGGCCACGGCAATTGAGCCGTGGAATCAGTTTGATTTGACAACCTGGTCCGCAACGGGAGTGACGGCTTCAATGGGGCCACGGCAATTGAGCCGTGGAATCATGCCTCCTCGGTTTATCCGGGGAGGCCTCCATGTCTGCTTCAATGGGGCCACGGCAATTGAGCCGTGGAATCCACGCTGTCCACGAATGGCACCGTCTACCCGCTGATGCTTCAATGGGGCCACGGCAATTGAGCCGTGGAATCCGATCAGCATTTCGTCCGACGCGATCACACCGACGCGGGGCTTCAATGGGGCCACGGCAATTGAGCCGTGGAATCTAAATCCTCGTAATCAATAACCACATCATCATGCTACCGCTTCAATGGGGCCACGGCAATTGAGCCGTGGAATCTCGTCACCTATGTGACCGCAGGCTCGGCAGCCGAAGCTTCAATGGGGCCACGGCAATTGAGCCGTGGAATCCATGGACATACATAGTGCCGGGGATGGAAACCGTTGCGCAGCTTCAATGGGGCCACGGCAATTGAGCCGTGGAATCCACGCGGAGGCCGAGACATGCCCCAAGCGATGACCTTCGGCTTCAATGGGGCCACGGCAATTGAGCCGTGGAATCCGCCTCGATCGGGCTCTTGGATTTGGCGGCCGTCTACGCGCTTCAATGGGGCCACGGCAATTGAGCCGTGGAATCGCGTGACGGTCGACGGCGTCGTCCGGACCAATCTCACGCTTCAATGGGGCCACGGCAATTGAGCCGTGGAATCACCCAGGAGCAATTGGCCGAGCGGCTCGGCGTCACCCGGCTTCAATGGGGCCACGGCAATTGAGCCGTGGAATCACCGGCGCGAATTGCTTGCACGACATTCGTAGTGCGGCTTCAATGGGGCCACGGCAATTGAGCCGTGGAATCGTGCGGTAAACGGCTGCGCCGTGACGATCGAGCCGCCGCCGCTTCAATGGGGCCACGGCAATTGAGCCGTGGAATCAGCCGCGCCACCCTCTACCGCTGGATGGCCGAGTACAGCTTCAATGGGGCCACGGCAATTGAGCCGTGGAATCTCTCCGCCAACGTCTACCTCGACGAGTTTGCATTCCATGCTTCAATGGGGCCACGGCAATTGAGCCGTGGAATCCCAGCTCCAGTCCGCAAACGCGACCGGGCACGGGTGCTTCAATGGGGCCACGGCAATTGAGCCGTGGAATCATACAGACGGCTACCGGCGCCCAATTCGTTTCGGCGCTTCAATGGGGCCACGGCAATTGAGCCGTGGAATCCGGGCGGCTATGAGGAAGGGCAAGCCCGGCTTGAGGCGGCTTCAATGGGGCCACGGCAATTGAGCCGTGGAATCTTCGGTACTGACACATCAATCGAACCGGTTGCACAGGCTTCAATGGGGCCACGGCAATTGAGCCGTGGAATCGGCAAAGATGGCGAACCAGGCATTCTAGAGTTCAGCTTGCTTCAATGGGGCCACGGCAATTGAGCCGTGGAATCTGGGAGGCGGGCATCCATCCGATTTCCCGCCAGACGCGCTTCAATGGGGCCACGGCAATTGAGCCGTGGAATCAACTCGTCACCGGTCACGCAGGAGGCGCTGACTCGCATGCTTCAATGGGGCCACGGCAATTGAGCCGTGGAATCCTCGATACGCCTCTATGACTCTCGCGGCATCGTGCGGCTTCAATGGGGCCACGGCAATTGAGCCGTGGAATCCCAATTCCAGGGGGGAAAAGTCCTGCACTTCATCCAGGCTTCAATGGGGCCACGGCAATTGAGCCGTGGAATCGGCCGAACGGAGCGCCGAAGACAACGCTTTCCACCGCGCTTCAATGGGGCCACGGCAATTGAGCCGTGGAATCCGCGCCGGAACATTGGTACGGCGGCGGCGGCGACGTGCTTCAATGGGGCCACGGCAATTGAGCCGTGGAATCATGGCGGAAATCTAACACTCTCCTCTTTTTGCCCCGCTTCAATGGGGCCACGGCAATTGAGCCGTGGAATCGTCGGTAACGGCACGTTGACGCGTGGCGTGTGGCAGCTTCAATGGGGCCACGGCAATTGAGCCGTGGAATCGAATTGAGGGACATTCTTTGCCGACACGGTGGCGATGGCTTCAATGGGGCCACGGCAATTGAGCCGTGGAATCAGCTCTTGGCGAACAGCTTATCAATACAGCGATTCAAGAGCATTCTGCGAGCACCTTTGTTCGACGAAACATTACATTGCGACACGTGCAGATTCCACCTCCTCTCATATTGAGTTGTTTTCCGCTCTCTCTCGTTTGTAGTCGTTGTGAACCGCGAGCGCTCCGCGGCCTTGCATCATTATAAGAGCGCTCGCGCAGTGCCCGGCAGCCTACACGACACGAGCACGCCGTTCCTCCCATTCAGCCTTGATCCCCATCGACTCAATGCGCTTGATGGGATTACTTTCTGTCGTGCCCAAATCGATGATGAGGACTTGATCTTCCCGTTGATCGATAATCTCAGTCAAGGCTGCCTTCATCCGCACGAGATCAATGTCCGGCAGATCGCACTGGAACACGGAAAACTGCAGATGAGCTCCGAAACCTTTCATGGTCTTAAAGACACGGCGCAAGCGTTTCGCATCGGCAATGTCATAGGTGACGAGGTAGTGGCGCCGCATGGGTTACCTTGTGGTGAACGGCGGCAAATCCGGAATCTCGCCGAGCAGATACCGGCCCAGCAGACGTGCTTGCACTTCGAGCACCCGTCTGTAGCTGATCTGATAGCCGAACACCGGATGAGTGATCTCCTGGCTCATTCGTCGCTCATAAGTCTCAATGAGCCGGCGGCGTCCTTCGGGCGTCAATGTGACCGACCCCATACGTTCGATCCAGTCACTGACCCGGATTTCGCCGTTATTGATGGCGGTCAAAACGGCGGAATCTGCAATGAGCGGCCGAAACTCCTCCATCATGTCCAACGCGAGCGCCGGGCGTCCGTATCGAGGCTGATGATAGAACCCCAGGTAAGGATCGAGCCCCACGCTCTGCAATACGACCGTCCACTCGCGCGCGAGCATCGAATAGAGCAGCGAGAGCATGGCATTGACCGGATCGCGCGGAGGACGGCGATTCCGGCCGTCGAAATCGAATCGTGCGCCCGGTTCGGCCTCCTTCAGCATCCCGGAAAATTCCGAGAAATAGCGGCGCGCGGCCGTGCCCTCGATGCCGAGCAGGGATTCCAACGACTCTGCCGTGCCGGCTTGCACTTGGTCCCGCTTCAAATCCTGGATCACGGTGTCCGGAGCGGCCCGATGGTTCCGCCGCAGCAAGGTTCTGGAATTAGCGATCTTCGCCTGCACGAAGCGTCGCGCCAGCGTCAGACAGCGCACCGGATCGGCCGCCACGGCGTATTGCCGTCGGCGCAGATCGACGTGCTTGTGCAGGAGACCGGAAGTCATCCCATAGAACCACCCCCCGCTGGAACAGTAGACGAGCGGAATGCCTCGTTTGCAGAGTTCCTGCACGACCTGCGTACTGACCTGCACGGCTCCATAGAGCACCACCTGCGAGGTCTCCACCAGGCGCGCTTCGCCGATGACTTCATCATGGTCCTTGATCTTCAGGCATTCGCCGTCCTTCGCCAGCTTTGCCCCCGGCGTCTGCACATGCAGCGGTAGCGCGTCGTCATTGGTGGGAACCAGTTTCCGAAGAGCCGGGCCCTCCCCTTCATGCGGAGTCCGGAGCCACCCCACCTCATCCGGCAGACAGAGCCCCACGAGCGAGCAGCGAGGACACTTCGGACTGTCGACCAGCGGCGGCGGAGCAATGGGGGCGGCCGTCGTCGCCTTCATCCCCTCCACCAATTCACGCGTACGGGCGACCAGTTCCTCGTCGAACAGCACCTCCACGCGTTCGCGAGATCCCACGAAATACAGCACCCCATGATCGCACGTAAACCCTTGTTCTCTGAGCAAGAGGCCTTGCAGACAGAGCTGGACCCGTTCCGGTTCCCACGCTCCCTGTGCCGTGTGCGGACGCTTGCCGCGCTTGTAGTCCACCGGCACGACCGTCGTGCCTTCGCCCTCCACCAGATCGATTTTCGCCGTCACCCCCAGATGTTCCGACGAGAGCCACACCGATCGCTGGTGGATGGTGGTGTCATTCGACTCGCCCTCCTCGGTCTGCCGGGTTTTCCTCGCCGGTGCTTGGTCCACCCGTCGATGGTGGAACCGCCCCTCGGCGGTCTCCGCATTGTCGGTGAACACCCCGTCGACCCATTCGAAGTAGGCCAGACGCGGGCAATAGGCAAACTCATTGACCATCCTGGCGGGGAGCAACGGGAGGTCGCTCCCCGTGGACGGGCCTAGGTATTTGTTCTCCATACCCCCTTATCGGCAGGAGGTCTGGAAATATTCAGTTGTCAAAGAACGGTCGACGGCTAAATCGCTCTGTTCTCATAACCGACGCCGGAGAACCCATGGAACATTCGATCTTGAGTAGCTCAACATCATCATGGTGGTGGAGGATCCTCCACCACCGGCACGAACTGGCCGAGGCCGAAGTGGGAAGAATGGCCGAGCGCGAGAGGGCCAGGAACAGGGTTGGGGAAGATCAGTCGAAATGCCCCGGCTAGGCGTCGGCCTCCGTCGTCACCAGCCTTGCGTCGGAAGCGCTTGAACTGAATCGGCCGCCAGCGACTAGCAATCGTGAAAACATGATGGTTATCCCAAAGTGGTTCGATAGTCACCATCGTCCGATCCACGCCAGCCAACTCAGGCCGCACATCGGCCAATTGCTTCCGAAGGTCTTCCTGAAGAAACGTGGCGCGAGCCTCTGGCGATCGCAAGTCGATTTGATGCTGACCTTTAGTTTTGGCGTAGCGCGTGGCAACGTATGGAGTTGAGGACTCCCATATCTTAGACGCACGCAATGGGCCGGGGGTATACTCGTCCGCTGCGCCCATACCCAACAGAAGCAGGAGAAGCGGATGGCGTTCCTCATCGTCCCAGCCCATCTTGAGTTCCCTTAGGCGGTCGAGTGCGCCCCGCTCATCTGGATCAAAACCTCCCGCCGCATATACCGTCAGGTGGTCCAGACGGCCGTCTCCATCCTCGTCAGTCGGCAGATAATACGCGTGCCGGTGGTTGATCAGCCGTTTCCCCTGGTGATCCTTGCCCGACAGCACGTCGGACCGTCCTCGAATGCCACCCTGCGCAGTCAACCTTCCGTGAATGCCCATCAGATTACGCCTCGCCGCTTCTGCTACAGGCAGAGTGTCAGTAACTAAGGGAAGAACGACTGAGTCGAGGGCATAACGGACGACTTGAATCAGGGAAGCACCTGATCGCTCGCGTGAGACCGTCGTACCCTTTGAACACCGCGGAAATACGGCGTGATACCACACTGTTCCCGCTGGGATTCGAGATCTAGAAAGTCGCTTGTCGTCTGTGTTTGCAAGTAAGATATCAACATCGAGAACTTGATCCCTCTTGTGCGCAAGAACAGGAACCGACCCAGAAATTATGCTCGTCCGCAGTTCGCAATTGATAGTGATATCCCTGCTGTTCTCAATCAGTTGCATTATTGTCCACGTCTCAGCACGTCCGAAGTAGTGGATGCGTCTCAGAAGCTGACGTAATAGATGGACTGCTTCTTCTGAAAGCCTACAAGAGGACCAGATCCAGTAAACGGGCTCAGCAGCAGGTACAGCACGATACTTGTCGAGAGCAAGTGTTGGTAGAGGAACTTTGACTTCCGGGACGTCCTTTGTCTTAGTGAACTTGACCTGAGTGGGATGGTACTGACGCAAGTCCTGTCCTTGCCAGGTTTGTGCGGGAAGATGGAACGATGGCAACTCACCGGCCAAAGCTTGAAGCAATTCATCGCGAAGATGCGTATTGTCAGTGCCCGTCTCACGTTGATACTGGAACCACCGTGCAGCCAGGGTGCGAATGAACCGCCATGGTGACGGCGGCCATTCACCCACTCGGTCTTCAAATGGATTCTGGTTCCAACGTGTGGCATGGAACCGTCCAAGCGGAAAGGTCTGTTCAATTACCACGGGCATAAATCAATCCTCTTCGTCATCGCTGTCTTCAGGCTCCGGCAAATCTTGGACTTGTGACGCAGCGGGCTCACTGTCTTCTACAGTCTTAAACAATTCGCTGGATGGGTAATACACCTTGACTACATTGTTACCGAATTCACAGTTGGAGATCGAATCCTTTATGCTCACGGACAGTTCGTCAGGTTTGTGGGAATGATCGTCTGGAACGTTTGGACCATCCATTTCATCCCACCATGCAATCCCACTGCAGAGCAATTGGCAACCTGTGCGGAAGCGGAACGGTGATTGGAGTAAGCGTTTAATTTTCCAAATGGCGAGGTCAAGAAGCAGGCGCTTCTGCTTTTCGTTCAATCCTGTATTGTTGCGCCCGTATGACCGGAGTAACGCCAGGTCTATAATAAAAGTCGCAACGATAGTATGGGACGTCTCCTCATCGACGGCGAATATAGGCTGACCGGAAGTGGTCTTGCCTAGACGGTCGAACTTAACGCCGGAACTTCCCACACGGGCAGCCCCAAAAGCCTCTAGATGTGCTGTGAGAATCCGGCTGAGCTTGATCTGCTCCTTGGCAAACATGACACCGTGGATGAGAGAGTTAGGGTCGTACGTGAACAGTGTACGGTAAATAGTCCACCACGTATCCGGCCATATAAAGTATGTTTTATCCTTCTTGACCTCCTTAATGCCGAACTCTTGACGCAGTTGGGCCCGGAACTTGACACCTACCCACTCTGCCGGAGCTGTCTTTTGCTGAGTTTCCTTCTTTCGAGACCCAGTTCCAATCTTTGTTTGCTTCTGAGTTTCAGTCTCCTGACTTTTCTGACGCCATGTGGGATTTATAAAGGCGTCAAGAAAATAGTCCGAGGCAAGGCGATGCCCTTCACTCAATGTTGTGCAGACTATAGTGTTGAGAGGATCATCCTGGGATGGAGCATCACCTTTATCCGTAACGCACTTGACATATGGGAGGCCTAAGAGATCCTCATGAAGGTCAGTCGGTCCGTCCATGCAAACGGACTCCAAGTGATTAGCCATGCTCGCAGGGCTGTCAACAATGCAGATCTTTTCTGAGCGTGAGTCTTCGCGAGGTGCATCATAAATAACATGGCCAATTTCAGGGAACCCGGCCGGTTGGAAACGTGCCATTCCTGCAACTGGTTCTAAGCACGCACGGATGGCGAGGCAAGCCGGGCCATCTGCCCTGAGAGCTTCCGCCTGCCAGTTGTTTTCATTGAGGTTCAGCTTGGGCATGCAATTCTCCTTTCATTCTTACTCGGGGATGGCAGCAACCAATCTTTTTTTAGCTGGGCAGCTACCTCGACAGGATCAACTGGAATCAGTAACGCCGCTGCAAATCGTTCTACATCAAGCGACATCTCATTGTCCGGCGGATCGAAGGTCCGCCAACCGGCGCTAAGATAGCGACGGCGCGCATGAGCGATTGCCTCCTGAACCTGATTTTGAAGAATCAGGTTCAGGAGGCATCGAATTGCAGCAGCATGAGGTTTTCGAGAGTCGTTCTGAGTAACTGGAAAGAGCAATTTTCCGTTCACTCTTATGTCCTGAGGCTCAACTATCGGTCGGAAGAGCGAGTATAGAGGATGGATTCTCTCAGAGGGCTCAATGGGCTTATCCTGCCAGTTACGAATCCCTTTGCTCCAATCAATGAGGGTCAATGCTGGGAGCCATCGTACCAGCAGTTCATCGTCGAATACGGATCCCCCTGTGAGATAGAGCGCAACCTTGGTGATACTGCACGGTCGCGACGCATGAAGTGGTGATAAATCAAGCTCTGTTGCGTCGAGGAGTCGACGGTGCAGTACATCGATTAGGCGTCTGGTCGGATTGCCCTCATGCCAAATGGCTCTATTGGGACGAGCCTTCGGAAACAAAGGGATGCCGCTCTCAGCTATCTCGACCCCAAAAATATTCACAAGCAAAGGATCTGCAGGTTTCGTTAAACCATCGATTAACGATGGTTCTCCCCGAATAGAGGCAATTCCGCGTGCCACACACAGTTCCGGAGGTGGTTCAGGCCACGCCCGATCGAACCAACTTACATCCAGTCTGGGCACCGGGACGCACCGCTCGCGCAAGTTTCTGTTTTGGTCGATACGCCGCTGCGTTTGCGCAATCAACAATAGCAATCTCTGCCATCTCTCGGAGTCCTCTGGCTCCTCGGATAGATGAATAATGGCGACCTCCACGGGACCGCGCAGTCCAACGAATTTTCCACGTTGCTTTGAATCTCTGGGTTCAAACGGAAGCCGGTCGATCCAACGCTTGGTGATGAGGGGTAGGAGAAGTCGTGAGTAGCGCAGACCTGCTTGGCGATGCACCTGAATCCGCTCCCGTGGCAATGCTTCGAAAACCTTTGCGCTCGTTGTCTGCCGGAACTCGAAACGTACAAATGCAGATATGCCCGCATCGACCCCTGCGTGAAGCGCGGCAGTCGCAAACTCGTGCGGAGCAGTGGCGGAACGCCCGTCCACCTCTGCCAGCCCTCCCTGTAACAATGCCGCGATCTCCGCCATTGCGGCAGGCTTATTCCATAGCGGAGCCCAGAACTCGCATCGTCCGTGAGCAACCTGCCCGTCAGTCGGTGGTTCCGTCGGGCGACACATAAAAGGGAAGACAGCTCTGCCTTTCGTTTGCGTTCCAATTCGTCTGTGAATCGCCCCACGAATGAGAAGAGCACCTTCTATAGCGAGCAAAAAAGACCAAGGAGAAAGCCGACCTTCCCGGTACCATTCCTGGCCACTGTTGAAGGTTTTATTGGAGTATACGAACCATGTACCAGCACTTTTAAGCTCAGGAAGCGGTTTATCCTCAACACCAAAAAGTGTGTGCTCAAGCCATGACCCGGCATCAGGCTTATTCGTCAACTCAAGACATCGCTTCCACACAGCTGCCAAGTCGCGTTTGCCTATATTTCCACCCGTCCCGAACAAGTCGTTGAAGATGCGCCGATTTGCTTGGACCATTACCGCGTCGAGACGATCTATGCGATCATCAGACTCGCATGCCCGCGCTTTGGGTATTGCATCACTATCATTCTTACTCGCAGTTTGGACAGGACCCCACCATCGCTCGAATGGAGCCGGCTTCCACTTTTTGAGCAAGTATGTGCACAAAGCTTCACGGTTAAGGACTGCGGTAGGGCCACATACAAGAAACCTTTCGTCTTTCCAGCAACCGCGAATGGCAATGTCCCCATTCATTTGAGTTGCGGCATGAAGCACCCCTAGAGCAGCAAGATAGTGGCCCAGACTTCCTGTATGAAGACCGCCTAGCATCAGCGGCTCAGGTGTGCAGCCAGACAATTCAAGGTCATATTGTGTATTGCCATTTTCATATTGAACCGACTGCTCGCTTACACTCGCGCCTCGCACAGACTCTCCCTGCTCATAGACCGGCGCTGTGCCCAACTGTTGAGCGATGTCCTGCATTTCCTCGATGGCAAGCAGAATATCTTCCAATGGCAATTGCGCCCAGCGCCGTAGTTGTTCTCGACGCGACCCCTCGAAGCTGGTCAAACGCCAGTCGAATTCTGAAATGTGTGGCCTATTTTCCGGCATCGTCTTCCAACCTCATGCGCAAGTGTTCGATATCAATCCTGTCCTGCTCTCGACCTGCCGCTTCTTTCATCTTGATCAGCGTGGGGATGCTGACGAATCGAACTTCTATGGCTCCATACAGCGGCTTGATCAATGCGTTGGCATACTCATCCTCAAACGGGAATGGCTCCTGGACGAATATGTCAATCGATGTATCACGGTGACGATCGCTCCACAGTTGCAACACCTGCATGTTCTTGTCGCGTATCCATCCCTCCCGTGTAGCTTGATCGGCAAATTGCTCCGCCGTGACCGGTGCCAGCGGCTTGTAACCGAGCGTCTGGAGCGAGGCAAATGCGCGCTTCACATTGTCCGGAATCAACTGGATGACGAAGTCGGCATCCTTGGTAAAGCGCAGATAGCCGTGCGCGTTCACGGCAAGCCCTCCGGCGACTAGATAGCGTACACCAGCTTCGTTTAACGCGCGAACAATGGCTTCAAAGCTGGCCAGTTTCACAATGTAGCCTCCTTCCCCTAGGGAGATATGTGTCCCGGCTGTTGTGTCATTGCTCTCTGCTCCGCGTCCCGACTAGCCCGCATATCCGCTGCCCGAAGGATGGCCTCAAGATAGGCCAGCCGGAACGGACCGAGTGTATGGCGAAGACCTAGCATGCGCTCAGCCCATGAAGGCAATCCACGAAACGGCACCTGTTCGCACAACCCCAATTCCATCGGTTCCAGCGAGAGTTGGACGGCTGGCGCAATCACATCGTCACCCAAATCAGTTGTCGGAAGCCTGTCGCTGTCCCATATTCCCCTGGCAAAACGGCGATCACCATCTGGACGCCTTTCACCAGGCAGCGAACGGATCGAGAGACGCACCTTCCCGTGGTGGGAAGCAACGAGATAAGCCACAAGGTTTCTTAGGTCGTCAGGAATCTTGTCGTTTTGTGGATCAAGGACTGATAAAGCGGAAGCAAGTTCATGACGGAAGTGCCGACGGCTATACTTCTTCCATCGCCCCGGCGCCTTGGCCCAAACTTCTCCAGGTTTTGGCGAACCATCAGGCAATGCTCCCCGAAAGACTTCGTGCGCTTTTCCTCGATCATGCCAGCGGGCGGCATGGCGAATTGCCTGCCCTTCGTCTTGGTTAACAGACAACGCATCGAGTATTTGATTCACTTCCTGGCAGAGATCCTCCGTATGTTCGGCAATGGTCTGCCAGCGCTTGATATGAGAGAGAGGGTCATCATCCGTAGCGTCTTCAACATCTCCATTTGTTCCTGTCGGCGGAGGAATCGGAACAACAGTATCTCTACTCTCCGGATTCCAGCCCATTTTCGTCGAATATCCTCCGGCTTTGACATGAATGAGAAACACTTGCCCTGGCGCGACCTTCCCTGCATCGGCCTTCTCCCACTTCCTATCAAGGAAATTCCACCGCCAGACTTTTCCGCTGTGTTGTTTAGCGAATTGTCGGAAGCCGGGTTTTTTTTCACTCCCGACCGGAGCAGAGCAAAGTTCATCGAGACGAGGGGCGGATTCCTCCTCCGACGGAGACTCATATCCTTTGAGCTGCTCCCAATCACGCCAAAACACCCGCACATCACTCTCTTCGATATCGCGAATAAAATGATCAATGTCAATGTCGTTACCGGCCAAGTCCGGCGTAGTGTCAAACAGATCAATCAGATCTTTTCGGCGTATCACATGCGTATGTTCAAAACGTAAGGGCAGTGAACTTTCGCAAAGGCTTTTTAACCCCACATCGGACAGTTTCTCCAACTGCTCTTCTCCGGCCTTGAAATCCTTCAGATCATAAGGGGCAACCAGATTTTCCGTAGCCGAACTCTTCGTTGGCATGACAATTCGATAAACTGCGGCATCAGCGTTTGCCTCCCCTCTGCGATTGCATCTGCCAAATCGTTGAACCAAAGACGCCCATGGGGCCGGCTCTGTGAACAATGTCGTCGCACTGAGGTCCACGCCCGCCTCGATGACCTGCGTACTGACAACGATGATGCCTGGCTGATCCGGTTCAATTGCAGCAAGCGCTCGCTCCACCTGTCTCTTTCGGTCCTCAGGCCTAAACCGCGAGTGCAGCAAGACGATAGCGGGTTCAGTGGCGTGGGGTTTACTCTTGGCATCAGCGTCTAGCACCTTGCACAGTTCACATGCCCGTTTGACTGTGTTGAGGATGACAATAGTGCGCTTACCCGGTTTATGGGCTTTGCGGACCTCTTTGGCCAGCACAGAGATGTCGCCCATTACTGCCTCGGTTTTCTTCAACGGCTTCTTCGCTGTCCAGCGCTTCTTGACCTCACCAGTGCGGTGGTCATCCTGATTTAGCGCGAGTTGCGAGAGGCTGTCTGCATGTTCTTTAAAATCTACAGTATTCAGCCAATCGCGATGCAACGTCGCGGACATCCATACACTGCGACAA is part of the Nitrospiraceae bacterium genome and encodes:
- the csx17 gene encoding type I-U CRISPR-associated protein Csx17 encodes the protein MPENRPHISEFDWRLTSFEGSRREQLRRWAQLPLEDILLAIEEMQDIAQQLGTAPVYEQGESVRGASVSEQSVQYENGNTQYDLELSGCTPEPLMLGGLHTGSLGHYLAALGVLHAATQMNGDIAIRGCWKDERFLVCGPTAVLNREALCTYLLKKWKPAPFERWWGPVQTASKNDSDAIPKARACESDDRIDRLDAVMVQANRRIFNDLFGTGGNIGKRDLAAVWKRCLELTNKPDAGSWLEHTLFGVEDKPLPELKSAGTWFVYSNKTFNSGQEWYREGRLSPWSFLLAIEGALLIRGAIHRRIGTQTKGRAVFPFMCRPTEPPTDGQVAHGRCEFWAPLWNKPAAMAEIAALLQGGLAEVDGRSATAPHEFATAALHAGVDAGISAFVRFEFRQTTSAKVFEALPRERIQVHRQAGLRYSRLLLPLITKRWIDRLPFEPRDSKQRGKFVGLRGPVEVAIIHLSEEPEDSERWQRLLLLIAQTQRRIDQNRNLRERCVPVPRLDVSWFDRAWPEPPPELCVARGIASIRGEPSLIDGLTKPADPLLVNIFGVEIAESGIPLFPKARPNRAIWHEGNPTRRLIDVLHRRLLDATELDLSPLHASRPCSITKVALYLTGGSVFDDELLVRWLPALTLIDWSKGIRNWQDKPIEPSERIHPLYSLFRPIVEPQDIRVNGKLLFPVTQNDSRKPHAAAIRCLLNLILQNQVQEAIAHARRRYLSAGWRTFDPPDNEMSLDVERFAAALLIPVDPVEVAAQLKKDWLLPSPSKNERRIACPS
- the cas5u6u gene encoding type I-U CRISPR-associated protein Cas5/Cas6, yielding MPVVIEQTFPLGRFHATRWNQNPFEDRVGEWPPSPWRFIRTLAARWFQYQRETGTDNTHLRDELLQALAGELPSFHLPAQTWQGQDLRQYHPTQVKFTKTKDVPEVKVPLPTLALDKYRAVPAAEPVYWIWSSCRLSEEAVHLLRQLLRRIHYFGRAETWTIMQLIENSRDITINCELRTSIISGSVPVLAHKRDQVLDVDILLANTDDKRLSRSRIPAGTVWYHAVFPRCSKGTTVSRERSGASLIQVVRYALDSVVLPLVTDTLPVAEAARRNLMGIHGRLTAQGGIRGRSDVLSGKDHQGKRLINHRHAYYLPTDEDGDGRLDHLTVYAAGGFDPDERGALDRLRELKMGWDDEERHPLLLLLLGMGAADEYTPGPLRASKIWESSTPYVATRYAKTKGQHQIDLRSPEARATFLQEDLRKQLADVRPELAGVDRTMVTIEPLWDNHHVFTIASRWRPIQFKRFRRKAGDDGGRRLAGAFRLIFPNPVPGPLALGHSSHFGLGQFVPVVEDPPPP
- the cas7u gene encoding type I-U CRISPR-associated protein Cas7; its protein translation is MPKLNLNENNWQAEALRADGPACLAIRACLEPVAGMARFQPAGFPEIGHVIYDAPREDSRSEKICIVDSPASMANHLESVCMDGPTDLHEDLLGLPYVKCVTDKGDAPSQDDPLNTIVCTTLSEGHRLASDYFLDAFINPTWRQKSQETETQKQTKIGTGSRKKETQQKTAPAEWVGVKFRAQLRQEFGIKEVKKDKTYFIWPDTWWTIYRTLFTYDPNSLIHGVMFAKEQIKLSRILTAHLEAFGAARVGSSGVKFDRLGKTTSGQPIFAVDEETSHTIVATFIIDLALLRSYGRNNTGLNEKQKRLLLDLAIWKIKRLLQSPFRFRTGCQLLCSGIAWWDEMDGPNVPDDHSHKPDELSVSIKDSISNCEFGNNVVKVYYPSSELFKTVEDSEPAASQVQDLPEPEDSDDEED
- the cas2 gene encoding CRISPR-associated endonuclease Cas2; translated protein: MRRHYLVTYDIADAKRLRRVFKTMKGFGAHLQFSVFQCDLPDIDLVRMKAALTEIIDQREDQVLIIDLGTTESNPIKRIESMGIKAEWEERRARVV
- the cas1 gene encoding CRISPR-associated endonuclease Cas1 produces the protein MENKYLGPSTGSDLPLLPARMVNEFAYCPRLAYFEWVDGVFTDNAETAEGRFHHRRVDQAPARKTRQTEEGESNDTTIHQRSVWLSSEHLGVTAKIDLVEGEGTTVVPVDYKRGKRPHTAQGAWEPERVQLCLQGLLLREQGFTCDHGVLYFVGSRERVEVLFDEELVARTRELVEGMKATTAAPIAPPPLVDSPKCPRCSLVGLCLPDEVGWLRTPHEGEGPALRKLVPTNDDALPLHVQTPGAKLAKDGECLKIKDHDEVIGEARLVETSQVVLYGAVQVSTQVVQELCKRGIPLVYCSSGGWFYGMTSGLLHKHVDLRRRQYAVAADPVRCLTLARRFVQAKIANSRTLLRRNHRAAPDTVIQDLKRDQVQAGTAESLESLLGIEGTAARRYFSEFSGMLKEAEPGARFDFDGRNRRPPRDPVNAMLSLLYSMLAREWTVVLQSVGLDPYLGFYHQPRYGRPALALDMMEEFRPLIADSAVLTAINNGEIRVSDWIERMGSVTLTPEGRRRLIETYERRMSQEITHPVFGYQISYRRVLEVQARLLGRYLLGEIPDLPPFTTR